The sequence tccGCTTTTACTTTATTGAACACCCCTCGTTTCTTGTGATTAATACAAAGTTAATGGCTTCAAGGCATGTTTTTGAAACCCGGACGGGCAGGCTGATTTAGTATCTAGTTGATTTAAAGCTAAAACTAggtctgaataaaaaataaaataaaataaaaacctgaTGTGATTTGGTGGATGGatctggttaaaaatttagtaataatctattgatttttattttatttttatactaaaataatattgtttaggttaaaaaaaaattgactcggGTCTTAAACCAAATTGACTATTAAACTGGGGCTGAAAACTATGCTTTAGGGGATGACTTAAAATAGTgatgttttactttttttaaaaaaaattaaattaaattttgattagcTTATGTGTGGTTTATTTCAAGTTAACTTTTAGATCGGCCATATCCTATATCAATTTACTTCTCTTAGTTTAATAGTTATGGTGTTGGGTCTTTCTTTCGTGGGATTGTTACGCATAAAAAAACGCAAGGGAAAGCTAAAGCTGCGGGAAAGAAAGAGGGCAGTGACTATTGAGCACGGAACTGGATTTTGATTCGCAGCTGGCGAGATCTGTTAAAAACAAAGAGTAGTCTTATTTCTCGCAGTAGATAACGAGAGAGATGCAATGGTGATTCCAAGGaactctttattttctttttctccggGAACAGCTGAAACATTAGAAACTGCATTAAACTGCGATTCTTTTTACAATTTTGAGCTAGTTAAATAATCTACATCTGCTTTGTCAATCctagttaaattttatataGTGTTAAAGCAATATTGCGATTTCTAATTAGCATAAatggatattaaaaattaatggtGGAAATATTGGTTAAAAATCAAACAGTGATAAGTCGGAAATGAATCTAAAGgtgaaaaagtaaaataaatatatttaaaaataaaagaatgaaccTAAGGATTTAGTGGAATAagtaataccatatatatagaatgatgaaacaagaaatttaaatttttgtgtaAAATTATCTTTGGACTAATTTTACGCTATcaagtgtaattttttttccgaCTGTTGGATTAggttgatattttataaaaaatctcgtAATATATTGATTTACATTAGGGTAAATTTTCAGAACAATTCAAGTTCGGAAAAGCTATGCAAAAATATTGACAATCGATcagaaattcttttaaaaaaaatcttattaaaggtaaaatgatcattttgaacttaaaaattagaaaaagttAGCCTCTTCTTCCTTAAATTGTCAGCAGAACTAGaaataaagaagagagagaaaaaaaagaattacaagagctaaacattaaaaattcttgagagaaaaaataatggacTTGGGTGTATCTATACACCCAATCCCTCTGTTTACTTCACGGAGAAGAAAAACTAGTGTCTCATGGTTTTCATCATTTGTTATGGAGCCTATAATTAATTGGAAGAGAAAATGATATATGTTAGTGTTATCCAGTGCTTTCAtagagcccgtttggcattgctgccaaaccggtgttttgtaaaaattcaaatttttttttttttttttttgctaaaattgagtgacggttgtactttctggatcgttttgatgtgctgatgtcaaaaatgatttttaaaaaataaaaaaacatcatttgcatgcttTTTGGCAATATTTGAAAAGTCCATCAAATGCTCAtcatcttcttttaaaaaacgaacggtataagaaaataatcattGGATTCCTAATTAGCAACTTATGAAACAGTACACATGAGACAGAAAAAACATTGCATTATTCCCTtctaaatcaacaaaataaatagagattacTTTTTCGTATATAATCCGCCCAATTATTTGCCTTTAACTTTTCTTGTTTGTCAGCTTGTTTCTCGTCACAGTCACGCCCCACACACATAAAGCTCCAAATGTCGCGCCTTAATCATGGCATATTCCCGGGCCAACACtgccttctctctcttcttttttcgtCGTTTCCTCCCTTCAATATATAGTTTGCATTAGATTGGGCTGTGTTACGCCgtgaatgtattttatttattttataaaaattaatttttaaattccgccagcattttattttttttaaatatgatttgagTTAAAATGTTtactaattaaataagaaaattttattttaatgaaataataaaaacaaaatagacaataatagtaaataaatgaaaacaaaagggatCACGATAACCTTgagaattttttctttcaagagcATAAATCGATGTAGTTCAATTTTTCAGCCAAAAATATAGAACGATAACATTTGATAAAACAAACAGCTTGAAATCTAAAATAACATGATAAACATGTAACCAAGACAATAAGGATCGAGTCGGCccagttaacctgttaaatctgcatttaattttatgagatcaggataaacttataggaaaaaattaaagaaaacaaataagctaattttttgaataaaaatattattgaataatgaaattagaaagGAACATAAGCCACAAACAGAATATCAACCCtcgttaacttttcaaactcatgacctcATTCATTAAACCTAAAACACTATATAAGGAAAAACCATGAAGCCTAAtctctaataaattaaatactaaagtatgaaattgagaaaaaataaattacacaaaagaatccaaaagaaaatagcaattaacagaataaagataaaaatcaatataaaaaaaaatttgaaggcatcgacatttttttttttattggagagtgaaattgaaaagaaaaataactttaacaaaaatataaaaaaataaaataaaaaataaggaccaaattggaaaaagaaataatatatactataaatttagattgaagattgaaattaaaaaccaataagaaattaaaaactagtAAAACCTTTACCAAAAggccaagagaaaaaaaaaattagaaatcaaaagcacaaagaccaaattaaaaaaaataaaaaattaggattgaatgatgaaatttaaaaaaaaaaaaaacttttacatatggaccaagaaaaaaattagaactcaaaagaataagaattgaaGTTCAAATACCAACAACAAAGAAGATCAGGCTATAAGTTTGTacaaaatagagagaaaagaagaaaaaaaataaagaaagccTCACCAACAACAAACCACTTAACTACTATTGACACGTGCCACACCAACAAGCGAAAGATACGACGATGCTTCCAACAACATAGTAGAAGGGAATTTTTGTATGTTAGAAGGTGTAGCATGCATCACCCATAGTGCGTGGGTGCCTCTAACAAGACAACAACTTTTTTGAGGGCCAAGATGTAATTTTAGAAGTTGAAATATTAACAACGAAGAGGAtcaaactgtattttttttagaagtagagagaaaagaagaaaactaaaGAAAGCCTCATTAGCAACAAACCACCAAACCACTACTGACACGCGTCACACCAACAAAATAAAGATACGATGATGATTCCAAAAACATGGTagaaatgaatttttgtatATCAGAAGGTGTTGCATGCGTCGCCCATAATGCGTGGGGCGCCTCTCACAAGATGACAACTTTTTTTAGGATCAAGTTATAATTTTAGAAGTTGAAATACCAACAACATAGAAgaccaatttataatttttttaaaagtagaaaagaaaagaagaaaaataaagaaagccTTACCAGCAACAAAACCACCCAACCACTACCAACACGCACCACACCAACACGAGAAGGATACGATAGTACTTCCAATGACATGGTAAAAGAGATTTTTTGCATGTAAGAAGGTGTCGCATGTATCGTCCAAAGTGCATGGGTGTCTCCTATAcgacaataaattttttaatttaaataataatatttaatcaatgtaATTGCCCTCAATGAAACtagtaataacaaaaaaaaaaaaaaaccatttttaaaatatcaaaaggcTCCTGAacacatgttttaatttttctaatttaaaggGTAAAGTTGTTGTTTTACTATCTTTTAAaagggaaaagagaaaaatgcacTTATCtatcattttcaaattttttgacTTGGAGGGTAATTAAGTCATTTAATGACTAATGGGTTGtgtaaaaagaacaaaataccCCTAACACCAAGGCATTTGATTTTCTTAGGAAGGAAACAATGGTAAATACATTGTCACAATGAATAGTAATTTGAATCTATGTGTATAGTgattttccctttccctttatttttttatatttttaaatcattttcttatatataaaatgaaaactacttcttttttaaaaaaaaatatcttatagttgatggtgcatttttttttttaaaaaaaaatatagccatTTAACATtgggatttttttagtttcctaATTATTTGGGTCTAGCTTAGACCAAGACCAAAGAGCGCTTTATCAactattaataaagaaaaagtcaGGCACAAGCCTTGTGCCTAGGCTGCTAGGCCTAACATACTTGGGTTTTCATTAAGGCCACACATGTGGGTATTGTCTATCAATGCATGATTATTATTAATCTTTACCcctttttaataattgtttttatttagatatagatctttttataatttgttttagttgtATGATACTTTAAAGAGATTAGTTTTATTTGAAGtgaattttttctctcttaaattttatataaattagctatatttttataaattttgtatgTAAAACAATAATTTGGTTATTGGCAACAACATTTAGTCataagataaaattaatgaaaatgttagaaaaaaaaatgataatctgtataaaagatttatatatgcctctatcttttatttttaatatgaatattatgttttacattttcatatttaattagtgttaataattttttttatttatcagttcatatattttttaatttatatttataaagcataaacaatattttgttatttctcaattaaaaaaacagtacatgaatatatattcataacataattattatttttcatgttggaaattgatttaaaattctaTCCGCAGCGTAAACAATgtttacatattttaattaaaaaatcatgatattttaaattacatataaaacattaacacattattttataatattcaaaattaattttaattctactaaaaataatatatactaaAATACCAAGACTTTCTTCcttgggaaaaagaaaaacccgagtcattattattaatattttttagatagaaAACAACTAAAAAGTTGCTAGAATTTTAGGTGAGCTTAGGTTTTAACGAACTCAATCTCTCCATGAAAACAAGACTTGTAGAGTTGCAGCAGTTGTAGATTGCAGTGCCCGTTCActtgaaaaacaaagttatgagcacaattcaaattaaagaaaaagtgaATCCGAAAAACAAAAGGCTGAAACAAAGGCAATGATAAAAAGAATACAGGCATGCGAGAgagatttaaatatatatatatatatatatatatattagatagcTTCCTTTTGATGATCAAGAGAGGTAGCATGTGGGAGCTCCTTTATCCACTCAAACGTTCGATGACGTGACATAGCTTGCTTTCCCTGCTGCTGCATCAGCTGCTTTTTCACAATTCTTCTCTTCATCTTCAACTCTTGCAGCTTCTCCTCTATGGACCCTCTTTCACTTTTATCATTAATGTCATTTCCTGCGCTGCGACTCCTGTCGTTACTGCTTTTCAAGGCATCAATGTTCAAGGAAAATGGTTTCACTGCACTAACTGAACAGCTACAACCACTTAATAACCCTTCCCTTTTTTGCAACAAACTCTGTTTCCTCCGTTTCTCCATGTTCTTCCCACAATCATTGCTATCATGTCTACTCATATTCTTGATTTTGCACCCGCTTTTACTGCTGTCACTGctaattacattaatttttccACATTTCTTGATGCTTGAATTGCTTTTGCTGCTACTAGAGCTACTGTTTCTACTAACAGAATTACGGACCTTAAGATCTTGTAATTCAATCTCTGGTGTACGGATCAAACCCAGTCTAAAAATGTCCCAAAATGAAGAATTTCTCGGTCTGTTACAGGCTGCATTTCCCAGTGAGGTACTGGAAAGTCTAATTTGAGGCTTTGGACTTCGATGGGTTAGAaactggttttgaatttttggttTTATCATTCCTGTGCTGGCAATAGCAGAGCTTGTGTTGCTGCTGCTTGATAAGTAATGACTTCTGCTGCTGCTCATGCCACTGAAAGTGGTGAAAACACCAGTTGAATTGTGGTCCGTGGAGGCTGACCTTGATGGGTTCAAGCTGCTGTCGCTCTCGAACTTGTTACCACCACTTTCTGAGCTAAATGAGAGACGAAGAGGGAGAATTTGGCCTTGAAAGAATATATCATCAGCTGCACACATATCTGATTTCTTAGAAAGATAGCCATCACCACCCCAGGGACCGAAGTCGAAATCTTCTTGATTTGTTTCAGTTCCTTGATGAGCTTCTTGATGTCTACTTGATTGATTGTTCTCTTCTTTCATCCTATTGACTGGTAAATCACACAGTGATaatgcttcttcttcctcatcttcttcctcttgaGCACTGAAGTCCGAATGCTCTCGTTTCTCTTCCGCAGAACTTGTAGCCATTTCTGGAAGGTAAAAGTAAAACCAAAGGTTTTGCTCAAATACTGTCGGGGTCCTCCTGTGAGGTAACTAACCAAGAGATCGAGATTTATATACAAAGAAGAAGATATTTAAATATGAGAAAGAAATATAGATTTTGAATAAGCTTGCataagagagaggaagagacaAGTGGAACATAAAGAAGTATTCCAGAAAAGAACAGAGAAATGGATAAGTCAGCAAGTGTGTTGCAGGCTACCCAAATGCTGCTTTATTTCTCACCTACATGGGACCAAAACACACTGTAGCTACTCAGCCGACCATCATCACCTGGGCAAGAATGTTTGATCTCTCATTCTCAGAATATTATAGGATGTTGATGCTCGTGTGGGGCTAGGGACAGTTCTGGTATGAGAAAATCTGGTATGGTCACTTCCGTTTTCTCTTGCAATTTTGGAAACGCAACTCAACTCAGTGTCACTCTGTGATGGACAGCTTTGTTCGGCACTAGAGGTTTAATAGGGAGATTCATTAAATGGATTAGATTGTTTGGTTGCAAACGAGATTCCTCACTGTATATACTGTAAAAAAGTCCCCCTTGGATATGTGATGGTGGCATAATTGAGATGGAGACTGGACAGGAGGGGATTGGTGAGGTTTTAATTAGGAGATTTAAGGGTCGGTGAGTGGGATTGATGTTGCTACAAGGTTGAATGTTTTGCCGTGGAAATGGAAAGGAGCtatatctttaattttgctttataatAGAAAGGACGTTTAGCATGCCGACCAGATGAGATAGAAAAGTAATGGCTTATATTGAACTGCATTGGCTGGAAGCAATGCCTTGTACGCTTATAATGATTCTTCGAAGAAGGGGTTGAGTTGTGTTTTGATATAACATGAAAGGGTGATTGTACAATTGAAAAACCATGAAAGATGTAGAGGTGGTAGCTGTGGTGTTTGTTTTGAGAGTGTGAAAACATTACTGGTGTAGGTCATGAGTTATAAAAGCTGCAAATGGAATGAATGCAATTAAACACAATTGTAAATGGAATAAATGCAACAAATATTCGAAccataataaaatcataaacattAACAGGTTAAGTAAAGCTTAAGTTAGCTATACAGGTGCAGGAAGATAAAAACATTTAgatcataaattataaattttataatatatttaatttacaaacctaaaagatataaaatgccttgatgtTTATCATCACTATCTATAGCTAAAAAGGAAATTTTTATATCAAGCTACTACTTGCACATATTAACCTTATCACAACCATATTAAACCTAGTAAATCTACACTTGCACACCCTACATTGTCATTAGGGCCTATATATACTACCATGTGAACTTCCAcaacaactatatttttactaCTCTACATAATGACCTGAGCCTCCTAATAGTCCATAAACAAGACATAATTAGTTCATCTCAATAACTCAACTtgacatcatatatatatatatatatactttttatcATCTCATTTTCAATCCATTTTACTTTCACTATTGCTGCTACTTATAGTATATGTAAACATTGCTTTTATTCCATATATAAATCCTTAGAGCAACGGTCATTCACCTATCATATATACTGGCCTACACTCATCCATCATCTTCTAGTTTGATTATTAACATCACTACTCATTACTTTATCTTAGGACACATTTGTTGTCTTAATCTCCTATTTTTCATTAACACCTTACCTTAATCTCCTTATATAAGTTTTCCAAGTAAACTAACCCTCTCCTATTAGATACACTTTACTCATTTGTGTTTATTTCTCTGTCACCAACCCTTACCTTATCATACTTACAACCTATCATgagcttttttttgttaattaattttccaCACTTTTTTTGCTATTAAACAATCTTGTGCTTAATCTCAATTAATACCATTACTCCCCGCCTCATGGAATATTCGTTAAACTATATTAGTCACCTTTAAAACTTTCACTACAACTCAATGTCTTGTTTAAAACTTGTTATCCATATAGTTGTAACATAATCCCAGTTATCCTCATAATGATGCCAACTAAATTTGATCATCCACTTAAGGATGCCAATAGATCTGGCCATCCATATAAGAACGCCAATAAAATCTGGCCATCCATATAAGGACACCTCTCAAATTCGGCCATTCACACCTCTTGGTTCTTTCACTttattcattcttttcttttatacttTCAACATAAAGATTTTGAACATGCATTTAAAGGATtcacaattataaaattaataaaatcttaaaagtaATTGTAAGGTGTTAAGGTGTCAAGCACCTTCTTAAAGTCTCACGTCATATAGTTGTAACCGATTAACATGCACTCCTTGTAACCTCTCCTGAAccaataaaattcaaaccatCACCAATTTTTCCACTAACACTCAAAATTGACACGTCCCAtcattatttaattcaaaatctttttttttattaaaaaaaaaagaagcaattttCTTATCATTTCACATATGCATATAATGTTTAATACTTCatgttataataatataacacgGTTTAGTATTTTACTCATAACTGAAGCTGTAAACCTCGATTTTGGGCATGGCTAACTAGTCAGTCATTGGAAcctttaaaatgtaattttaacttttttatcacaaacaaaaaaaaattatagtacaATTCTGAAAACCAAGTCGAATCCAAGGGAAATTCATTTAATATTCCTACAATATactgaaataaaatagaatgggggatttgaataaaaaaattaaagaaaaaaaattctaaaaataaattgatatggtGTTAACTTAGTTCAAAGGCCTAGACATCTATTCCTATAAAGGTATTGATCATCAAAGTAAAATGaatattctttcaatttcaaaaaataaatctgatgtCTCTTAAAGCTAAGGGGGGTCAAGGATATTTTgagtaaattaattagataaatctttctaatcaatttcttaccatcaagcaaatttaatgttaaaaagcAATTTTAATTTACTTGACAGTAGTCTTAGGAGCAAAGtctgtaaattttattttaagcaacatttcaaaagcttgagaaatttaacttagtttatttCTCCCTAATAAATTCAAGTGATAGTTATAGCAATCAAGTTAACTTCTTGGCTTATTATTCTAGTCCATGACAACAATTACGAATTGAAATAAGAACATGTATACgatctcaaaacaattcaataagcatgaacaaaaatcaatagcataattctaaaataaagataaataagtacttgaatatgaaaaaattacaatgatAACATTACTTCTCACAACTTAATAATGAAGATGGTGTTTATTCCCcttaaattaaaagccaaaGTTTAGTTCATAgctactagaaaattgacaaaaacatataagaaaagaATGTTGTCGAGCTCTTGTTTTAGCCGTGTTCTTCCTATTTATTCTCTCCATTGGCTGCCAAATTTCTTTAGGATTTTTAGGCTAATTAGAAGTCCTTATGCTACTTAATTCCTTCATTCTTTATTTGGTTCTTAAGGTTGGTTAAATCACttagaatttgttttgaaaattgattCTACTGCTATTATAACTATGTTGTAATCTAAACTCTATTGCAACTTAAACTTTGTTTCTAACTTGATTTCTTGAAAATTGATTCTACTGCTATTATAACTATGTTGTAATCTAAACTCTATTGCAACTTAAACTTTGTTTCTAACTTGATTTCTTGCAATATCTGACCATTCCAACTGTATTCTTTCATTCATAGAATGTTATAGGATTGATTTACACTTTCTTGGATCCTAAGGCCTACTATTTCTATATCAAACTCTCAGTCATAGTGGGATGCTCGACACCATTAGTTTccttttattctaaaatattcTTTGATTTAAGCAAATGTAACTTTTCAAAGTCACCACGTAGTTTTTGTAGATGTACCTTTCTCACATTGTCAGCTCCTTGGtttgacttttttaaaacttctcaTGCTTGCTTGACGGTGATTGTGTTGGCCACTATCTCAAAAGTGATGTCATCCAAATATTGGTGGATGATTGTTAATGCTAGTTAATCATTCCTTTGTGCATTTTGCACGGCCTCCATTTGGGTTGAAGTCAACATCACTTCATTTATAGTCTTCTAGAAGCCTTTTTCAACCATCTCTTATACATTTTAGAAACCTTTCTCACATTGTTAGCTCATTGGTTTGACTTTTTCAAAACTTCTCATGCTTGCTTGACGGTGATTGTGTTGGCCACTATCTCAAAAGTGATGTCATCCAAATATTGGTGGATGATTGTTAGTGCTAGTTAATACTTCCTCTGTGCATTTTGCACGACCTCCATTTGGGTTGAAGTCAACGTCACTTCATCTATAGTCTCCTCGAAGCCTTTTTCAACCATCTCTTATACATTTTGGAAACCTAGCTAAGCTTTTACTCGAATAAACCAAGTTTAATGATTGTCATTTGTCAACCTAGAACATTGAAGTGGAAGGTTTGAATTAGCCatgttaaataatcaaatttaagcTCTGATACTACTtgttagaaaagaaagataggGTATGATAGCTAATTTATAAGAAACAATAAGAAGAATGagatgaataatattttattaaaaattttcttaaaagataCACATTTCTAACTCTTTTCTACATCTCTCTCAACTTATATATAATGCTTAAGATTACAATCTTATTTATAAGCCTCAAGTCCTAgctaattaaagaattaaactaTTCAAAGGAAATCCTAAATCTAACATCTTAATTAAACAAGGATTATAATAAACTAGTTTATTACAAatcttttttcatcaaaaatttCTATATTAATTAGGATTCCTCCTTTAGCTAATATTAAAACTCTTATAAACTTTCTTTAAATCCAATTAGCTGGTTAATATTCAACTTCAACACTTTAAGTTTGATAAACCTGATTTTAGGCCTCTTGCTTCAATTAGTTTTGAGATTCAGACCATGTAGTAGGATGGCATAGTGTTTGACAGTATCCTAATAGTCAGTGATGAGAAGACCACAAACATAGAGAGAAACAACATGGAAACGGGAGTTTGAAGTTAAGAAAGAGATGTGAAAGGCTGAAGAACAGCTGCTGGAGATGGCATCTCCAACTTTCAAGTAATATATTAATCTCAACCATAactctttgttaatttttttttttttttggtgatggAAATGATTGTACTCCTCATCTCTGGTTATTCCATTTCATATCCTAtcaaacttcttcttctttttttgcaggGCTGCCATTGTAGCGCTGTTTAAACAAGCACAAACACTCGTAAAAGATTAAGATTTATCCCAACTAATTGAAGCCTATAACATACATGTTTGAAGTGCCAATCACTATGATATTGCGACGAACAACCAAACACAAGACATCGATTTGTTAATAAACAAGAAGTTATTATATAACCGCTcgtataaagaaattaaaggaaatTAACGAAGTgctctttctttatttaatatagatatataaaaacatcatattgtttttaaagGACTATAACACCATTAATCGTGTTAGTTGCCGTAGGAGAAGTCTCAAGAGGAGAGAGCTCCGCCAGAAATAGTTGGCGCATCAGTTGCACCGGCGCCACGGCCAGTCTTCGGCTCAAGATGACCTTCAGTCCCATACGCTTTACGCTTGTAATCCTCCAAGTCTCCGTAATTCACGTAAGGACTGTCCTTAACTGGGAGACCCTCTGAGTTTACCTTCTTGTCTTCATGAGAACTCTCTGGCCTTTTCTCCATTTGCTGCTCATGCTTTTTCTCTTGCTTCTTCTCCATTTTCTTCCCTGATCTCTGAACTTTTGATGTTTCATCTGATGCATGGGACACCACATCACATTATATCCCGTTTTCTCACTTGCTGTGGGCTTGACAAGTGTATTGTACGTGTCTACATTATATGTGCTGTGAGCTCTACGTGTCAAGTGCAAATACGCGAGCATGCTACTTGGTTTTCTGGTGTATATTACCCCTTTGTTTATTATAGCTTGCTCGTACCATTACAACAATCCTTATATTTTGGAAACAGTCAAAAGACTTTGTATTTTGCAATTTCAACGTGCATATAAATCAACTTGCAATTATGTGTCACCCTGTTGAGCGCTTATGAGAGATTTGaatatgattttctttaaatataaagctGCCTGGCAAACAGCCAACCCGGTATTCCTGTAATGGAAGCATGGTTATTTAATATGGCCCAGGTCAGCCGGTAAAAGAGTCAGGTACTATGTAACATAACATGATTTCGGAtttgttaactttaaaaaataaaaaataaatgcttgaaaataaaagtaaagagaTAAAACATATGAATTTGtgctatatataattatttcacatcaattttttttaaaaaatgttaaatatatagcaatctcacataaaaaaagttaaaagaaataTTCTTTGTAAATATAggctattaaataatatataaggctaaatatttataaattaattatatattttttaggtttatttaaaaaatata is a genomic window of Populus alba chromosome 5, ASM523922v2, whole genome shotgun sequence containing:
- the LOC118045743 gene encoding uncharacterized protein, whose product is MATSSAEEKREHSDFSAQEEEDEEEEALSLCDLPVNRMKEENNQSSRHQEAHQGTETNQEDFDFGPWGGDGYLSKKSDMCAADDIFFQGQILPLRLSFSSESGGNKFESDSSLNPSRSASTDHNSTGVFTTFSGMSSSRSHYLSSSSNTSSAIASTGMIKPKIQNQFLTHRSPKPQIRLSSTSLGNAACNRPRNSSFWDIFRLGLIRTPEIELQDLKVRNSVSRNSSSSSSKSNSSIKKCGKINVISSDSSKSGCKIKNMSRHDSNDCGKNMEKRRKQSLLQKREGLLSGCSCSVSAVKPFSLNIDALKSSNDRSRSAGNDINDKSERGSIEEKLQELKMKRRIVKKQLMQQQGKQAMSRHRTFEWIKELPHATSLDHQKEAI